The Chloroflexota bacterium region CCAAAACTTCGATGAGCGGGCGCTTGAGCGGCTGGATCCCGGCTGGGCGGTCCGGGCGCGGACTTCGCCCGGTGGGACTGCCCCGGTCCAGGTGCGGGCCCAGGTTGAGTCCGCCCAGAGCTGGGCCGGATCGGAGCGCCAGCGGGTTCAGGCGGCGCTGCCGAACCTGCCGCTTGACTGACCCGCCCCCGTGCGGAAAGTACCAAAACTCAAATAGAATTTCTGCGGCCAACGGATCCGGCCTTCCGCGACCGGCTCCCAGGCCCTTCAGAAAACGCCCCGTTCAGGCCAATTTCATGATCAGAAGCTTGAGCTTGGGTTACCCGCGAATCGGGCCCAAGCGCGAACTTAAGCGCGCCGTCGAGCGTTACTGGAGCGGCCGGCTGAGCGCCGATGAACTCCGGGACAAAGCCGCCGAATTGCGCCGTTATGTCTGGGAGAGCCATCGCGACGCCGGTATCGATCTGATTCCCAGCAACGATTTCACGCTCTACGACCAGGTTCTCGCCACCACCGAAATGGTCGGAGCGGTGCCGGAGCGGTTCAGAAGTCTGGCGGGCCTCAGCCCGCTCGACGTGTACTTTGCGATGGCGCGCGGATACCAGGGCCCGCAGGGCGACGTGCACGCCTGCGATCTGACCAAATGGTTCGACACCAACTACCACTACGTGGTGCCCGAACTCGCGCGCGACCAGGAGTTCGCGCTCGACTCGACCAAGCCGCGTTCGGAATTTGCCGAAGCACTCGCCCTGGGGATAAAGACGACGCCGGTGCTGATCGGGCCGGTCACCTACCTGTTGCTCAGCAAATCGGTCGACGACTCCAACCCGCTCGACCTGCTCGACAAATTGCTACCGGTCTACGATGAACTGCTCAGGGAATTGGACCGCGACGGTGTCGATCAGGTCCAATTGCACGAGCCGGTCCTGGTGACCGACCTGGACCCGACCGCGGCCGACGCGTTCCGGACCGCCTACCGCCGGCTCGCTGCCACCGGTCCGAGCATCGTACTGGGAACCTACTTCGGTGCGCTGAACGAGAACCTGTCCCTGCTGGACGGCCTGTCGCTGGGGACCCTGCACGTCGACTTGGTGCGCGCGCCGGATCAACTCGAACCGGCGGTCGCGGCCGCCAAGGCCAACGGCTGGAGCCTTTCGCTGGGTCTGGTCGACGGACGCAACGTCTGGCGCGCCGACTTGGATCGGGTCCGGGAGCGCGCGGGCGTAGCGGTCGCCGAACTCGGCGCCGAGCGCGTGCTGATCGCATCCTCCTGCTCGCTGCTGCACTGCCCGGTGGATTTAGACAACGAGACCGGACTGGACGAAGAACTAAAGCAGTGGTTGGCGTTCGCCAGACAGAAGCTGGGCGAGATCGCCGCGGTCGCCGGTTCAATGAACGGGCGTCCGGGCCACGAAGGAACCTTCGCCGGCGCCCGCGCCGCGCAGCGTTCGCGGGCAAGCTCGGGGCGGATTCACAATGCCGCCGTGGCCGAGCGCCTGGCCGGCATCACCGAAGACATGGTCCGTCGACGCTCCCCCTATCTGGAGCGATCCGGCGCGCAGCGCGATCACCTGAACCTGCGCCCGCTACCGACCACGACAATCGGCTCTTTCCCGCAGTCCGGTCAAGTCCGCCGAGAGCGGCAGGCGTACCGCCGCGGCCGCCAGACGCTGGCCCAGTACGAAGACTTCCTGCGCACCGAGATCGCCCGCACCATCAGGATCCAGGAGGACCTGGACATCGACGTGCTGGTGCACGGTGAATTCGAACGCACCGACATGGTCGAGTACTTCGGCGAGCAGCTCGAAGGAATCACGTTCACCGGCAACGGCTGGGTTCAGAGCTACGGCACCCGCTGCGTGCGGCCGCCGTTGATCTTCGGCGACGTATGGCGCCCCGAGCCGATGACGACCCGCTGGTCCGAATACGCCCAATCGCTCACCAAGCGACCGGTCAAGGGCATGCTCACCGCGCCGGTGACGATCCTGATGTGGTCGTTCGTGCGCGACGACCAGCCGCGCGAGCGGACCTGCCAGCAACTGGCGCTGGCGCTGCGCGACGAGGTCGCCGACCTGGAAGCGGCCGGCATTTCGGTGATCCAGCTCGACGAGCCGGCCCTGCGCGAGGGCCTGCCGCTGCGCGCGGCCGAGCACGCCGACTACCTGCGCTGGGCGGTCGAGTGCTTTCGGTTGGCATCATCCGGGGCGGCCGATTCGACCCAGATCCACACCCACATGTGCTACTCGGAGTTCAACAACATCATCGAAGCGATCGCCGCCCTCGACGCCGACGTGATCTCGATCGAGGCCTCGCGGTCAAACATGGAATTGCTCGAATCCTTCGTCGAGTTCGACTACCCGAACGAGATCGGGCCAGGCGTCTACGACATCCATTCGCCGCGCATCCCGTCGACGGACGAGATGGAGCGGCGACTGCAGGCCGCGCTAGAGCACCTGCGGCCCGAACAGCTATGGGTGAACCCCGACTGCGGACTCAAAACCAGAAGTTGGGAGGAAGTCGAACCAGCATTGCGGAATATGGTGGCCGCCACCGAACGAATGCGGCAACTCCAGACTACGCCGGCCTGACCTAGAGACCGGGAACCGCGTCCGCGCCAGGACGGCGCGCCGAAGATGACCCCTGCAAGCCCCTCACCGCGCTACTGGCCCGCGCTCGACGGGCTGCGGGCCCTAGCCGTCCTGGCCGTGGTGGCGTTTCACGCCGGCGCCGCCTGGCTGCCGGCCGGATTCCTGGGCGTCGACGTCTTCTTCGTCATCTCGGGATTCCTGATCACCACCCTGCTGCTGCGCGAGAGCGAAAGCAGCGGCGCAATTTCGCTCGCCGGTTTCTGGCGGCGGCGCGCGGCGCGGCTTTTGCCCGCATTGCTGCTGATGCTGGCGGGCGTGGCCGCCTACCTGCTGCTGGCAGCGCCGGACCTGCTGCCTCGCTTCGTCCAGGACGTGCGGTTCGCACTGGTGTTCGTCACCAACTGGGACTTCATCCTGCGCGACGTACCGTACTTCGCCCAGTGGCAACCGTCGCTGGGCACGCATCTGTGGTCGCTCGCGGTCGAAGAGCAGTTCTACCTGGTCTGGCCGCTGGTCGTCGTCGTAGCGCTGCGCCTGGGCGGACGCCGCGCAGTTGGGATCCTGGCCCTGGTTCTGGCGGCCGCCTCGGCGCTGCTCATGGGGATGCTTTACGTCCCGTTCACCGACGTTTCGCGGATCTACTTCGGCACAGACACGCACGCGTTCGGGTTGGCGGTGGGTTCGGCTCTAGCCGTCCTCGTGCGCGCCCGGCCTCAGACCGTGCCCGCAAACCGGGTCGTTCTGACCCTGGCCGGCTCGGTGGCGCTGATCGGAATCCTTGCGGCAATGTCTTTGCTGCACGAGTGGGACGGATTCCTCTACCGCGGCGGCTACCTGGGGGTCGCGATCCTGACCGGGCTGGCCGTCGTAGTCGCCACGACCGAAGAAAACGCCATGGTCCGCTCCCTGAGCTGGCGGCCGTTGCGCTGGCTCGGCCGGCGCTCCTACGGCATCTACCTCTGGCATTGGCCGTTGCTGTTGCTGCCGGCGCCCGCGGCGCTGGCCGGAGCGGAGTTGTCGGAGCCGTTCGACACCCTGTTGCGACTGGTGCTGTTGGTTGCGCTGGCGGAATTCTCTTTCCGCCTGGTCGAAGTCCCGCTGCGCCGGGAGATCGCGCCAGCGCGGGGGCCCGCGTTGCCCGGGTTGCGGCGAATGATACGGCGAACCCGCGCCGGCTTTGGTTCGGAGTTTCCGGGCGTGGTCGCATCTTCGATTTGCCTGGTGCTCCTGGCCACCTTCGGCGCAATCGCCGCGGCCGGACACCGCGAATCACTCCCGGACACCACCTTCACGGCGTTGGAGTTCGCACCCGACTCGGTACCGGCGGCAGCCGGCGTTGACGAACCGGGCGCCGCGGCGGGGCATCGAACGCCGGAGCAACAGTCCGTCCGCGATCGGCCCGCCGGGGAATCTGCGACCCCGTCCGGCCCGCCGATCGCGATTGCCAATCGGGAGCAGCAGGAATCGCCGCCGGATACGCCGGCCAGCGGTCAGATCGCGGCCTTTACCAGCAACCTGATTTCGATCCGGTACCAGCCGGGCACCGCTCCGGCCCGACCGGTCGCGCAGGATCCGGCCGCCTGGGAGCGCGTCCTGGCGATCGGTGACTCGGTGATGCTGGGCGCTGCCGACAATCTGCTGGCGGAGTTTCCGCAGATTCGCGTCGAAGCCGCCCAGTCGGCCCAGTTCCCGGAAGGGGTCGCCCGGATTCGGGCCGAAGTGGCCAAGCCTCCGGCCGAGCGCTCCGAAGTGGTCGTATTGCACCTCGGAACGAACGGAGTCTTTGATCCCGCCCAGCTCGATGAGCTGCGCCGCCTGAGCATCGGATTGGACCGCCTGGTCGTTTTGAACATTCGCGCGCCCCGCTCCTGGGAATCGTTCGTGAACGATCAACTCGCTCCCACTGCCGATTGGAGCAAGGTCAGGTTCATCGACTGGCACACGATCAGCGGCGACCGACCGGACTGGCTCGAAGGGGACCACGTCCATCTGACCGAGGTCGGCCAGGACGCATACACGGCCCTGATCGCGGACGCGATATCGCCCTGACCACTTCATAAATGCCGCGCACCGGGGCGCGAAGCGACCGCCACGGAACGTTTTTGCCGCCCGGTCCGCTCGGCCTCCCGGTCGCTCCCCGGCGGCCGGGCAATTGACTTCATCGACGCAAATGCCGGCCGAACGGATATTTGGGGTTCGCTGAGCACGGGCCGCGAACCAAAGCGATGATGAGGGCCGGCAGAATTCCTTACCGGTGACCGGCAAAGGGAAAATCTAAGCGCGCGATGCGACCCGATTTGTCGCCGCTCGACCAGGTACCGGGGCAGCCCAACAAAGTGAACGCAGCCGATCCTTCCGCCGAACCAGACTCCGGCGAGGTCGCCGAAAAGATCGCCCGGTTGCGCAGCGAATTGGTCCGGCACGAACGCCTCTACTACGTTCTCGACCGCCCTGAAATTGGTGATGCCGAATTCGATCGGATGCTGCGCCAGCTGCTGGAGTTGGAAGAGGAATTCCCCGAGCTGGCAACCCCCGATTCACCTACCCGCCGGGTCGGCGGTGCTCCGCGCCCGGGAGTCGAAAAAGCCGAGCACTCGTCGGTGATGCTCAGTCTCGACAACGCGTTCGACGATGACGAGCTGGCCGAATTCGATCGCCGGGTCCGGGAAGGCGCCGATCGCAGGGTGGTCTCCTATGTCGGCGAACTAAAACTCGACGGAGTCTCGATGGCGGTGCGCTACGCCGAGGGACGGCTGGCGCTGGCGTTGACCCGCGGCGACGGAATATCGGGCGAGGTGATAACCCCCAACGCGCGAACGCTACGCTCGCTGCCGCTGACGGTCGATCGCAGACTGCTATCCGACTCAGGGATCGACCGCGGCTTCGAAGTGCGCGGCGAAGTGGTGATGCCCAAGACCGCGTTCGCGACGCTCAACCGGCGCCAAGCAGCCGAGGGCGGGCATGTTTTCGCCAATCCGCGGAATGCCGCCGCCGGCACGCTGCGCATGCTCGACCCCGCGGTCACCGCGGGTCGTCGATTGGACTTCTATGGATACTCGCTGCTGGTTTATGGCCAGCCCTGGGGTGAATCGCACTGGCAGAGCTTGGATTTGATGGAGGAACTGGGATTCAAGATAAATCCGCATCGCCAGCAACTCGAGGGGCTTGAAGGCCTGCGCGAATTCCGCGATCGCTGGATGGACCGGCGGGAGTCGCTGGAATACGAGATCGACGGCCTGGTCTTCAAGGTCGATTCGACCCAGGACCAGCGGCAGCTGGGCGCGACCGCCAAGGCGCCGCGCTGGGCAATTGCCGCCAAGCCGCTGGCACAGCAAGCCGAAACGATCATCGAGGACGTGGATCTGCAGGTTGGGCGAACCGGCGCGGTCACGCCGCGCGCGCACCTGAAGCCGACACGAATCGGCGGAGTCACTGTGGCGCGTGCGACCCTGCACAACTTCGACGAGATCGAACGCCTCGGATTGCAGATCGGCGACAGGGTCCTGGTCGAGCGGTCGGGCGACGTGATCCCGAAGGTGCTGCGGGTAATCAGGCACGGTCCGGATCGCAACGAGATTCCGGTTCCAAGCGCCTGTCCGGTGTGCTCAACCGCCCTGGAGCGGCCCGAAGGCGAAGTGGTATGGCGCTGCCCGAACGCACGTTGCCCGGCCCGGCTCAAGCAATCGATCCTGCATTTCGGTCACCGGGCGGCAATGGACATCGACGGCCTGGGCGAGTGGCTGGTAGAGGAATTGGTCGATGCCGGCCACGTCCGCGGACTGGCGGACCTGTACCGGCTCGACCCCCTGTTGCTGGCCAACCTCGAGAAGGATTCGTTCCTGTTGGCTGAGGATGCTGCCGAGTCGCTGATCGACGAACTCGCCGCCGCCCGCGATCGAATCGACCTGGGCAGGGTCTTGTACGCGCTCAACATCCCGAGCGTCGGTCCATCCGTGGCCGCCGCGATTGGTCGAACGCACTCGGGAATCGGTCAGCTTGCCGCGGTAACGCGCGAAGCCCTCGAGGCAAGCGGTTGCGTCAACGAACGACAGGAGAACTCGTTGCAGTCGTTCTTCAACGACCCTTCAAATCAAACTCTCGTTCGCGACCTCGAAACGTCCGGCCCCCCGTTCAACTCCGTCGGCGATCGGCGGTCCGGGCCGCCCTCCGCCGAAGGCCCGGTCTGGGACTCTCGGCGCCTGCACTCCTTTATTGAGCGCCTTACCAGGCCCGCTGGCGATTTGCCGGGGGCGGTAGCCGGAATTGGCGGCGTGCTCGCACGTCACCTAGTCGAACGAGGGCTCGTCGGCCGGCCATCCGACCTGTTCCGCCTGGAAGTCGCAGAACTTGCGCGGATTCCCAACCCCATCAGGCTCGGTGAGAAATCGGCCGCCCGGGTAGTCAACGGGCTGGAGCGATCCAAGCAAGCCCCGTTGCAGCGCCTGCTTTACGGGCTGGGAATACGCCACGTCGGGGAACGAACCGCCGAACTGCTCGCCCAGCACTACCGCGATCTCGACGCGATCGCCGGTGCCTCGACCGAGGAGCTGGCGGCGGTCGACGAGATCGGCCCGCTCATCGCAGCTTCGGTGGCGGCCTTTTTCGAGGATCCCGGCAACCGGGCGTTGATCGAAGAACTACGCCAGGCCGGGCTGCGCCTAAAAGACCCCGAGCCATCCCAGGCATCGGCGTCCCCCGAAGTCGCCGGCAAGACGTTTGTTCTGACTGGCGCGCTTTCCCAGATGACGCGCCGCCAAGCAAGGGAGCAAATCCGTTCCGCGGGCGGCAAGGTGACCGGATCGGTGAGCAATAACACGGATTACCTGGTGGCCGGTGACAAACCCGGTTCCAAGCTGACCCGGGCCCGGGAGTTGGGGGTGGCGATCCTCAGCGAGGACGAGCTGCGGGAACTGCTTTCGGTATAGGCTCCGGGCGCCCGGACTCCGCGCCGGATTCAGCCGGATTCGGCGGCGGCGACCGGGACCAGGCGGGCGTATGCGGCGGCCAGTTTCTTGGTCTCGCCGGTGTCGAATCGGACCTTGACGATCTCCTCACCGCGCGCGATCTGGGACTCCAGGACTACTCCGGTGCCGAAGGTGGCGTGTTGCACCTCCTGGCCGGGCGCAAACTGCGGGTCGGGATCGACCGGCGGCGGCGGCTCGAATCTGGGGCTCCGGCGGAGGGCGAACAACTCCATGCCAACGCCGTGCCCGTAGCTCTCGGTGGCCCGGTACTCGAGCAGGTCGGCGGGCAGGTCGACAAGGAACCGCGAGGGGTCCTGAGATTGCTGTCCCCAGTACCGACGTGCCCGGGCCGAGTAAGAAAGATACAGGCGGTTGCGGGCCCGGGTCATGCCCACGTAGGCTAGGCGCCGTTCCTCGTCGACGTCACGGTCCAGACTGCGCAGGTGCGGTATCAGCCCGTCCACGAAACCGCAAACGAAGACGCAGTCGTACTCAAGGCCCTTGGCGCGATGCAGGGTCATCAGCTCCACCCGTTCGGCGCCCACTCCGGCGGCGTCGTCGCCGCCGGCGATCAAGGCCACGTCTTCAAGGAACTGGCCGAGGGCCTCGGCCGGTTCGAGCCCGGCATATACCGCCAGACTGTCCAGCAGGGAACGCACGTTCTCGAGCCGATCCTCGCCCCGATCGTCCTCGGTCAGGTAACGCTGGTAGCCGGTCCGCTCGAGCACCGCCATCAGCAACTCGGGCAACGAAACCGCCGCGGCGTCCCGGCGGAGCGATTCGATCACGTCCGACAGCCGAACGAGCGCGCCGCGTCCGCGGGAAGTCAGACCGTTGGGGGGCAGGTCGGGGTCCTGGCTGGCCAAAAGTGATATCAGCTGACCCACCGGCAGTCCCAGATCGGCGCGCAGCGACTCCAATTGCTCGCGCGTTCCCGGCCCGATCCCGCGGGGTGGCGTGTTGAGCACCCGCCGCCAGGAAATCAGGTCCGCGTCGCGGTACAGCAACCGCAGGTAGGCGATAAGGTCCTTGATTTCGCGCCGCTGGTAGAACTCCGGGGCTCCGCGCACCACGTAGGCGATGTTGAACCGCCGCAACTCGGTCTCCAGCTCCCGCGACTGGGAGTTGACGCGGTAGAGGATGGCGATTTGCTGGGCCGGAATGCCCTGGTTGGTGAGCCGGGCGATCTCGCGGGCGATTTCCTCGGCCTCGTCTTCGGTGTCGGAGGCTTCGATGACCGTGATCTTTTGCCCGGACGGGCGCTGCGTCCAGAGCTCTTTTTCATGGCGGCGGTTCATGCCCCCGGCCAGCCCGTTGGCGCACTCCAGGATGTTTCCCGATGAACGGTAGTTGCGGGTCAGGCGCACCACCCGGGCACCCGGATAGCGGTCGGCAAATCCCAGGATCAGGTCCACGTTGGCGCCGCGCCAGGTGTAGATGCACTGGTCGTCGTCGCCGACCACCACCAGATTCGAGTGGGCGCCCGCGAGCATCCCCATGAGGGTGTCCTGGGCCTGGTTGACGTCCTGGTATTCGTCCACCATCAGGTGCAGATAGCGGCCCTGCAGATGCTCAAGGACGGCCGGATGCTCGCTCAAGAGACTCACCGGACGGGCCAGCAGGTCGCCGAAATCGAGCGCGTTTGAGGCAGCCAGCTCGCGTTCGTAGTCGGACGCAATGTCGCCGAAAAGCTCCGGCTCGAGGCGGAAGTCGACAGTCGCCGCGTAGTGCTCCAGCGGATCGGCCAACTCGTCCTTGGCGCGGGCGATGCTGGCGATGATGTGGCTCTCGACGTTGCGGCCCAGGCCGGCCTTGTCGAGTCCGCGCCGCGCCAGGACGTGCTTTAAAACACTGCGCTGGTCGTCGGCGTCGGCTATGGAGAAGTTCGGATCTATCCCGATCCGCTCCCCGAAACGGCGCAGCAGGCGGACCCCCAGGCGGTGGAACGTGGAGATCTGGGCCGCGTGCAGGATCGATCCCCCCAGCGCTACTGCGCGCTCGCGCATTTCGGAGGCGGCCTTGTTGGTGAAGGTGACCGCCAGGACCCGCTCCGGCGCAATCCCCAGTCCGCCGACCAGGTAAGCGGCGCGGTGGGTGATGACCCGGGTCTTGCCCGACCCCGCCCCGGCCAGAATCATCATCGGGCCGTCGACGTGGCGCACCGCTTCGAGCTGTTCGGGATTCAGCAATTCGTCGTGGTAGCTGGGGTGACTCATGTACCTGGGCGCGTCCGATCCCCCGGACCGGCGGTCAACTCTCCAAAGCAAATGCTAGTTGGGCGAGCGCCGGCCGGATTCCGTCAGGGTGTGAAAATCTGGCACCGCCGCAGCCGATTTTCAGGTTCCGCCGATGGCCCAGTTGACCGAGTCTCAAGCTCCCGCCCTGATCAGGGCTGCCACCCTGTTCGACGCCGGCGCGATTTCGCGCCTGATCGAACCGTTCGCGCGCGCCGATCAGATGTTGCCCCGCCCGATCGCCGACATCATCGAAAACCTGCGCGACTACAAGGTGGCATTCGACGGGGACGAACTGGTCGGCGTGGCCGCGCTCCACCTCATGCCCCCGGATACGGCCGAGGTGCGGGCGCTGGCGGTTGCCGATTCCTGGCAGGGCCGGGGACTTGGCCGCGAGCTGGTTGAGCGCTGCCTTGACGAAGCTCGCTCGCTGGGAATCCGACAGGCTTTCACGCTGACCCTGCAGCCCGGATTCTTCGAACGTCTGGGGTTTACAGTCTCCGAACGCGATTCGCTGACCCACAAGGTATGGACCGAGTGCTACAAGTGCCCCAAATACGACCGCTGTGACGAGATCGCGATGACGGTCGACCTCTAGGCCTGATGCGGCGCGCGATCCTCAGCCCCGACCGGCCGGTCGTGACCTTGTTGCGGCCGCTGGCGCTGCTGTCGGTGGGTGTGCTGGGCGTGCTGGCGCTGGTGACAACGTCGGCGATCGTCTACTGGTTCTTCTACGTGACCGCGGCGCTGGTCGTGCTGACCTGGTACTGGGTTTCGCGCTCGGTAACCAATCTCCGCATGGCCCGTTCGCTGGTCACTAAG contains the following coding sequences:
- the metE gene encoding 5-methyltetrahydropteroyltriglutamate--homocysteine S-methyltransferase, whose translation is MIRSLSLGYPRIGPKRELKRAVERYWSGRLSADELRDKAAELRRYVWESHRDAGIDLIPSNDFTLYDQVLATTEMVGAVPERFRSLAGLSPLDVYFAMARGYQGPQGDVHACDLTKWFDTNYHYVVPELARDQEFALDSTKPRSEFAEALALGIKTTPVLIGPVTYLLLSKSVDDSNPLDLLDKLLPVYDELLRELDRDGVDQVQLHEPVLVTDLDPTAADAFRTAYRRLAATGPSIVLGTYFGALNENLSLLDGLSLGTLHVDLVRAPDQLEPAVAAAKANGWSLSLGLVDGRNVWRADLDRVRERAGVAVAELGAERVLIASSCSLLHCPVDLDNETGLDEELKQWLAFARQKLGEIAAVAGSMNGRPGHEGTFAGARAAQRSRASSGRIHNAAVAERLAGITEDMVRRRSPYLERSGAQRDHLNLRPLPTTTIGSFPQSGQVRRERQAYRRGRQTLAQYEDFLRTEIARTIRIQEDLDIDVLVHGEFERTDMVEYFGEQLEGITFTGNGWVQSYGTRCVRPPLIFGDVWRPEPMTTRWSEYAQSLTKRPVKGMLTAPVTILMWSFVRDDQPRERTCQQLALALRDEVADLEAAGISVIQLDEPALREGLPLRAAEHADYLRWAVECFRLASSGAADSTQIHTHMCYSEFNNIIEAIAALDADVISIEASRSNMELLESFVEFDYPNEIGPGVYDIHSPRIPSTDEMERRLQAALEHLRPEQLWVNPDCGLKTRSWEEVEPALRNMVAATERMRQLQTTPA
- a CDS encoding acyltransferase family protein — its product is MTPASPSPRYWPALDGLRALAVLAVVAFHAGAAWLPAGFLGVDVFFVISGFLITTLLLRESESSGAISLAGFWRRRAARLLPALLLMLAGVAAYLLLAAPDLLPRFVQDVRFALVFVTNWDFILRDVPYFAQWQPSLGTHLWSLAVEEQFYLVWPLVVVVALRLGGRRAVGILALVLAAASALLMGMLYVPFTDVSRIYFGTDTHAFGLAVGSALAVLVRARPQTVPANRVVLTLAGSVALIGILAAMSLLHEWDGFLYRGGYLGVAILTGLAVVVATTEENAMVRSLSWRPLRWLGRRSYGIYLWHWPLLLLPAPAALAGAELSEPFDTLLRLVLLVALAEFSFRLVEVPLRREIAPARGPALPGLRRMIRRTRAGFGSEFPGVVASSICLVLLATFGAIAAAGHRESLPDTTFTALEFAPDSVPAAAGVDEPGAAAGHRTPEQQSVRDRPAGESATPSGPPIAIANREQQESPPDTPASGQIAAFTSNLISIRYQPGTAPARPVAQDPAAWERVLAIGDSVMLGAADNLLAEFPQIRVEAAQSAQFPEGVARIRAEVAKPPAERSEVVVLHLGTNGVFDPAQLDELRRLSIGLDRLVVLNIRAPRSWESFVNDQLAPTADWSKVRFIDWHTISGDRPDWLEGDHVHLTEVGQDAYTALIADAISP
- the ligA gene encoding NAD-dependent DNA ligase LigA; amino-acid sequence: MRPDLSPLDQVPGQPNKVNAADPSAEPDSGEVAEKIARLRSELVRHERLYYVLDRPEIGDAEFDRMLRQLLELEEEFPELATPDSPTRRVGGAPRPGVEKAEHSSVMLSLDNAFDDDELAEFDRRVREGADRRVVSYVGELKLDGVSMAVRYAEGRLALALTRGDGISGEVITPNARTLRSLPLTVDRRLLSDSGIDRGFEVRGEVVMPKTAFATLNRRQAAEGGHVFANPRNAAAGTLRMLDPAVTAGRRLDFYGYSLLVYGQPWGESHWQSLDLMEELGFKINPHRQQLEGLEGLREFRDRWMDRRESLEYEIDGLVFKVDSTQDQRQLGATAKAPRWAIAAKPLAQQAETIIEDVDLQVGRTGAVTPRAHLKPTRIGGVTVARATLHNFDEIERLGLQIGDRVLVERSGDVIPKVLRVIRHGPDRNEIPVPSACPVCSTALERPEGEVVWRCPNARCPARLKQSILHFGHRAAMDIDGLGEWLVEELVDAGHVRGLADLYRLDPLLLANLEKDSFLLAEDAAESLIDELAAARDRIDLGRVLYALNIPSVGPSVAAAIGRTHSGIGQLAAVTREALEASGCVNERQENSLQSFFNDPSNQTLVRDLETSGPPFNSVGDRRSGPPSAEGPVWDSRRLHSFIERLTRPAGDLPGAVAGIGGVLARHLVERGLVGRPSDLFRLEVAELARIPNPIRLGEKSAARVVNGLERSKQAPLQRLLYGLGIRHVGERTAELLAQHYRDLDAIAGASTEELAAVDEIGPLIAASVAAFFEDPGNRALIEELRQAGLRLKDPEPSQASASPEVAGKTFVLTGALSQMTRRQAREQIRSAGGKVTGSVSNNTDYLVAGDKPGSKLTRARELGVAILSEDELRELLSV
- a CDS encoding AAA family ATPase; translated protein: MSHPSYHDELLNPEQLEAVRHVDGPMMILAGAGSGKTRVITHRAAYLVGGLGIAPERVLAVTFTNKAASEMRERAVALGGSILHAAQISTFHRLGVRLLRRFGERIGIDPNFSIADADDQRSVLKHVLARRGLDKAGLGRNVESHIIASIARAKDELADPLEHYAATVDFRLEPELFGDIASDYERELAASNALDFGDLLARPVSLLSEHPAVLEHLQGRYLHLMVDEYQDVNQAQDTLMGMLAGAHSNLVVVGDDDQCIYTWRGANVDLILGFADRYPGARVVRLTRNYRSSGNILECANGLAGGMNRRHEKELWTQRPSGQKITVIEASDTEDEAEEIAREIARLTNQGIPAQQIAILYRVNSQSRELETELRRFNIAYVVRGAPEFYQRREIKDLIAYLRLLYRDADLISWRRVLNTPPRGIGPGTREQLESLRADLGLPVGQLISLLASQDPDLPPNGLTSRGRGALVRLSDVIESLRRDAAAVSLPELLMAVLERTGYQRYLTEDDRGEDRLENVRSLLDSLAVYAGLEPAEALGQFLEDVALIAGGDDAAGVGAERVELMTLHRAKGLEYDCVFVCGFVDGLIPHLRSLDRDVDEERRLAYVGMTRARNRLYLSYSARARRYWGQQSQDPSRFLVDLPADLLEYRATESYGHGVGMELFALRRSPRFEPPPPVDPDPQFAPGQEVQHATFGTGVVLESQIARGEEIVKVRFDTGETKKLAAAYARLVPVAAAESG
- a CDS encoding N-acetyltransferase; amino-acid sequence: MAQLTESQAPALIRAATLFDAGAISRLIEPFARADQMLPRPIADIIENLRDYKVAFDGDELVGVAALHLMPPDTAEVRALAVADSWQGRGLGRELVERCLDEARSLGIRQAFTLTLQPGFFERLGFTVSERDSLTHKVWTECYKCPKYDRCDEIAMTVDL